The following coding sequences are from one Thermostaphylospora chromogena window:
- a CDS encoding LysE family translocator: protein MTIVPGMDTALVLRSAIRHGRRHALFTALGVTTGVLVWGVAAAVGVSALLTTSQVAYTALRWAGAAYLVWFGVSMLRQTLRPKPAADGRAVTSVPTTAGAPEHGIGGGLMRAWATGLATNLLNPKVGVFYVAMLPQFIPADAPHLLAGVLLAGVHNLEGLAWFTLLIAGTGLARSWLSRETVHRWIDRVTGTVLIGFGVRLALSE from the coding sequence ATGACGATCGTTCCTGGTATGGATACGGCGCTGGTGCTCCGGTCGGCGATCAGGCACGGTAGGCGGCACGCCCTCTTCACCGCGCTGGGCGTCACCACCGGCGTACTGGTGTGGGGCGTGGCCGCCGCGGTGGGCGTGTCCGCGCTGCTGACGACGTCACAGGTGGCCTACACGGCGCTGCGCTGGGCGGGCGCGGCGTACCTGGTGTGGTTCGGCGTCTCGATGCTCCGGCAGACCCTGCGGCCCAAGCCCGCGGCGGACGGCCGGGCCGTCACGAGCGTGCCGACCACGGCCGGGGCGCCGGAACACGGTATCGGCGGCGGGCTGATGCGCGCGTGGGCGACCGGGCTGGCGACCAACCTGCTCAATCCCAAGGTCGGCGTCTTCTACGTGGCGATGCTGCCCCAGTTCATCCCCGCCGACGCACCGCACCTGCTCGCCGGTGTGCTGCTGGCCGGGGTGCACAACCTGGAGGGCCTGGCCTGGTTCACGCTGCTGATCGCAGGCACGGGCCTGGCGAGGTCGTGGCTGAGCCGGGAGACGGTGCACCGGTGGATCGACCGGGTCACGGGCACGGTCCTGATCGGCTTCGGCGTACGGCTGGCCCTGTCGGAGTGA
- a CDS encoding LLM class F420-dependent oxidoreductase: protein MARPEFGRFGVWLRGTDYTPELAAGLEDLGYGTLWVGGSPDGDLRSVERLLAATSRVTVATGIVNIWKDDAATVGASFRRIEEAYPGRFVLGIGAGHRESTGDRYDKPYTALQRYLDVLDAEGVPQDQRVLAALGPRTLRLAADRAAGAHPYFTAPNHTRQAREILGEGPLLAPEQKVALESSPPKARALARASLGFYIGLANYAANFRRMGFTDDDLADGGSDRMVDSLIAHGTPEAVCDGLTAHLSAGADHVAVQLLVSEGADLLTGYRTLAAALGLPG from the coding sequence ATGGCGAGGCCGGAGTTCGGGAGGTTCGGGGTGTGGCTGCGGGGCACGGACTACACGCCCGAGCTGGCGGCGGGTCTGGAGGATCTCGGATACGGCACGCTGTGGGTCGGCGGCTCCCCGGACGGGGACCTGCGCTCCGTCGAGCGTCTGCTCGCCGCCACGAGCAGGGTGACGGTCGCCACCGGCATCGTCAACATCTGGAAGGACGACGCGGCCACGGTCGGCGCGTCCTTCCGCAGGATCGAGGAGGCGTATCCCGGGCGGTTCGTTCTCGGTATCGGCGCCGGGCACCGTGAGTCGACGGGGGACCGTTACGACAAGCCGTACACCGCGCTGCAGCGCTATCTGGACGTCTTGGACGCCGAGGGCGTGCCGCAGGACCAGCGGGTGCTCGCCGCGCTCGGCCCCAGGACCCTGCGCCTGGCCGCCGACCGCGCCGCCGGAGCCCACCCCTACTTCACCGCGCCCAACCACACCCGGCAGGCCCGCGAGATCCTCGGCGAGGGTCCCCTGCTCGCGCCGGAGCAGAAGGTGGCCTTGGAGAGCTCGCCGCCGAAGGCCCGTGCCCTGGCGCGCGCCTCTCTCGGCTTCTACATCGGCCTGGCCAACTACGCGGCCAACTTCCGCCGCATGGGCTTCACCGACGACGACCTCGCCGACGGGGGCAGCGATCGCATGGTGGACTCCCTGATCGCCCACGGCACCCCCGAGGCCGTATGCGACGGCCTCACCGCCCACCTGTCCGCGGGCGCCGACCACGTCGCCGTCCAGCTTCTCGTCTCCGAGGGCGCGGACCTCCTCACCGGCTACCGCACCCTCGCCGCCGCGCTCGGTCTTCCCGGGTGA